The proteins below come from a single Malus domestica chromosome 03, GDT2T_hap1 genomic window:
- the LOC139194739 gene encoding uncharacterized protein, whose protein sequence is MPMKTELLKSALASLWKLHNSWKLVPLGKGYFDLHFSSEEDMRRVWGVVEPVHFNLVFLGCLNGNQISNLVMSFPKHMLRILVDVDLSADLPSTIMVEREQHGFSVDIIYENLPPTCGHCGVIGHNTNKCRHLKGNHSDGMHPHVEAHRRGRSPTRQVYRPKPSAKTVSPPGDTIHMERSPSVEILHNNRSTGLNNDMGAPLCSSLEQRHTEQVNDFANQILMTVVNNELRVLADKVIDSSTDPHGHLETISDRQLLKVQPTNIINDSPSCNLNDTLSEEMRDVPSEEINIDHNVDVDVPPGFGLRKEINVVDAGKDSNDFTLVLSKSQQKKQKKNQKVDACRQEEPYVTRAGRQVISTSK, encoded by the exons ATGCCGATGAAGACTGAGCTTCTCAAGAGTGCTTTGGCTTCTTTATGGAAGCTTCACAATTCATGGAAACTGGTACCTCTTGGCAAGGGCTATTTTGATCTTCACTTTTCCAGCGAAGAAGATATGAGAAGAGTGTGGGGGGTGGTGGAACCTGTACACTTCAATTTGGTCTTTTTAGGCTGTCTCAATGGCAACCAGATTTCAAACCTGGTGATGTCCTTCCCCAAACACATGCTCAG AATTTTGGTCGATGTGGATCTTTCTGCTGATTTGCCTTCGACTATTATGGTTGAGCGGGAACAACATGGTTTTTCTGTTGATATTATTTATGAGAATTTGCCACCAACCTGTGGTCATTGTGGTGTAATTGGccataatacaaacaaatgccGGCATTTAAAGGGTAATCATTCTGATGGGATGCATCCGCATGTTGAGGCGCATCGTCGTGGACGATCACCAACTCGTCAAGTTTATCGTCCAAAACCATCGGCTAAGACTGTTTCTCCTCCAGGTGATACTATACACATGGAACGTTCCCCTTCAGTTGAAATTCTTCACAATAATCGTTCTACTGGACTTAATAATGATATGGGAGCCCCACTTTGTAGCTCTCTTGAGCAACGCCATACTGAACAAGTCAACGATTTTGCGAATCAAATACTAATGACTGTTGTGAATAATGAGCTAAGGGTGTTGGCTGACAAGGTCATTGATTCATCAACAGATCCTCATGGTCACCTAGAGACAATTTCAGATAGACAGCTTCTAAAGGTACAACCAACCAATATTATTAATGATtccccttcttgcaacttgaaTGATACTCTTTCAGAGGAGATGAGAGATGTGCCTTCGGAAGAAATAAATATCGACCACAATGTTGATGTTGATGTCCCACCTGGTTTTGGTTTGAGGAAAGAGATCAATGTTGTGGATGCAGGGAAGGATTCAAATGACTTTACTCTAGTTCTTAGTAAATCCcagcaaaagaaacaaaagaaaaaccaaaaagttGATGCATGTAGGCAAGAAGAACCCTATGTTACAAGGGCAGGAAGACAAGTTATTTCTACCTCCAAATGA